Proteins encoded in a region of the Azospirillum thiophilum genome:
- a CDS encoding sigma-54-dependent transcriptional regulator has protein sequence MNQPLPENAGSVLFVDDERAVRLAGQQALELAGFEVTACDGAERALRHLGRDWPGCLVTDVRMPQMDGLALLARVREIDPDLPVILITGHGDVPMAVEAMRNGAYDFLEKPFPSDRLTEIARRAVDRRRLVMENRRLRAQIAGGAGPGESIVGRTAGIERLRATIAAVADTDADVLVFGETGTGKEMVARALHAASGRRKHPFVALNCGAMPEAIFESELFGHEAGAFTGAGKRRIGRIEHSGGGTLFLDEIESMPLSLQVKLLRVIQERVVEPLGSNEQIPVDLRVVAATKADLRQAADAGHFRADLYYRLNVVVLTIPPLRERRDDIPLLFQYFVVQAATRYNREPRTPTREQMQRLMGQDWPGNVRELRNASDRFVLGLEAMAAAPATAPSALSLSEQVDLFEKGLIQSELARHRGSVKAAVEALNVPRKTFYDKLKRYGLSREDFIE, from the coding sequence ATGAACCAGCCCCTTCCAGAAAACGCAGGGAGCGTCCTTTTCGTCGACGACGAGCGGGCGGTGCGGCTTGCCGGGCAGCAGGCGCTGGAACTGGCGGGCTTCGAGGTGACGGCCTGCGACGGGGCGGAGCGGGCGCTCCGCCATCTCGGACGCGACTGGCCGGGCTGTCTCGTCACCGATGTGCGGATGCCGCAGATGGACGGGTTGGCACTGCTGGCTCGGGTGCGGGAAATCGATCCCGACCTGCCGGTCATCCTGATCACCGGACATGGCGACGTGCCGATGGCGGTGGAGGCGATGCGCAACGGCGCCTATGATTTCCTGGAAAAGCCCTTCCCGTCCGACCGGCTGACCGAGATCGCCCGGCGGGCGGTGGACAGGCGCCGGCTGGTGATGGAGAACCGCAGGCTGCGGGCGCAGATCGCCGGCGGTGCCGGCCCGGGGGAGAGCATCGTCGGCCGCACCGCCGGGATCGAGCGGTTGCGTGCCACCATCGCCGCGGTCGCCGACACCGATGCCGACGTGCTGGTGTTCGGCGAGACCGGTACCGGCAAGGAGATGGTCGCCCGCGCGCTCCACGCCGCCAGCGGCCGGCGCAAGCACCCCTTCGTCGCACTGAATTGCGGCGCGATGCCGGAAGCGATCTTCGAGAGCGAACTGTTCGGGCACGAGGCTGGCGCCTTCACCGGAGCCGGCAAGCGCAGGATCGGCCGGATCGAGCATTCCGGCGGCGGCACCCTGTTCCTCGACGAGATCGAGAGCATGCCGCTGTCGCTGCAGGTCAAGCTGCTGCGGGTGATCCAGGAACGCGTGGTGGAACCGCTGGGCTCCAACGAGCAGATTCCGGTCGACCTGCGCGTGGTGGCTGCGACGAAGGCCGACCTGAGACAGGCCGCCGACGCCGGGCATTTCCGCGCCGACCTCTATTACCGGCTGAACGTGGTGGTGCTGACCATCCCGCCGCTGCGCGAGCGGCGCGACGACATCCCGCTGCTGTTCCAGTATTTCGTCGTCCAGGCGGCCACCCGCTACAACCGGGAGCCCCGTACGCCGACCCGCGAGCAGATGCAGCGGCTGATGGGCCAGGACTGGCCCGGCAACGTCCGTGAATTGCGCAACGCCTCCGACCGCTTCGTCCTGGGGCTGGAGGCCATGGCCGCCGCGCCGGCCACCGCCCCGTCGGCGCTGTCGCTGTCCGAGCAGGTCGACCTGTTCGAGAAAGGCCTGATCCAGTCCGAACTGGCCCGCCATCGCGGCAGCGTCAAGGCCGCCGTCGAGGCGCTGAACGTCCCCCGCAAGACCTTCTACGACAAGCTGAAACGCTACGGCCTGAGCCGGGAGGATTTCATCGAATAG
- a CDS encoding ATP-binding protein: MLSHLRDPATESTTSAAPAEPRSPAALLVARALERPRRLLLAALLLGVPVAAACAAGWATSLAQDELRESAAAQLALYDANLRAELERHAAIPLALAQDAEMRAMLADPKPAAVDSLNHKLEDIARALGALALYVMDARGQTVAASNWNSPASFVGENFSYRPYFRMAIDQGEGHHFALGTTSLVPGYYTAYRVVAENRTLGAVVLKLGFDRLERAWAPGQEKLLVTDRDGVVFITNMPAWRYHALPRRLPISLPVVPEGTSEGLDVLPWAFGGASDRIALEEKEGQRHYLLTSAAMPGGDWTLHSLTSLEPVTARAWVAGLLAAAVVAMAALTAYAVALRRVALVERLALQEESRAELERRVAAATADLRAAENELTQAAKLAALGQISAGIAHEINQPLAAMRSFADNAVVLLERGRTDAVRANLAEIAELTDRMAAITRQLKGFARRASGTLGPVSVHAAVGQALALLEAKLRREDITVEVDLPDRPVLVVGEDVRLQQVLVNLVGNAADAMRGSPVRRLRIGLVTAEGEALLSVADSGSGIVDAALPRLFVPFFTTKEAGEGLGLGLSISHGIVEDFGGSLTAANRNGKPGHGAVFTLRLKTREQTA, from the coding sequence TTGCTTAGCCATCTGCGCGACCCGGCGACAGAATCGACCACCTCCGCCGCTCCGGCCGAACCGCGCTCCCCCGCGGCGCTGCTGGTGGCGCGGGCGCTCGAACGTCCGCGCCGGCTGCTGCTGGCAGCGCTGCTGCTGGGAGTGCCGGTGGCGGCAGCGTGCGCTGCCGGCTGGGCCACCTCCCTGGCGCAGGACGAACTGAGGGAGAGCGCCGCGGCGCAGCTGGCGCTCTACGACGCCAACCTGCGGGCCGAGTTGGAGCGGCACGCGGCCATCCCCCTGGCTCTGGCCCAGGATGCCGAGATGCGCGCCATGCTGGCCGATCCGAAGCCGGCCGCGGTCGACAGCCTGAACCACAAGCTGGAGGACATCGCCCGGGCGCTGGGAGCGCTGGCGCTCTATGTCATGGATGCCCGGGGGCAGACGGTGGCGGCCAGCAACTGGAACAGTCCTGCCAGCTTCGTGGGTGAGAATTTCTCCTACCGGCCCTATTTCCGCATGGCGATCGACCAGGGCGAGGGACACCATTTCGCGCTCGGCACCACCTCGCTGGTGCCCGGCTATTACACCGCCTACCGGGTGGTGGCGGAAAACCGCACACTGGGGGCGGTGGTGCTGAAGCTCGGCTTCGACCGGCTGGAACGGGCCTGGGCGCCGGGGCAGGAAAAGCTGCTGGTGACCGACCGCGATGGGGTGGTCTTCATCACCAACATGCCGGCTTGGCGCTATCATGCCCTGCCCCGCCGCCTGCCGATCAGCCTGCCGGTGGTGCCGGAGGGCACCAGCGAGGGGCTGGACGTGCTGCCTTGGGCCTTCGGCGGCGCCTCCGACCGCATCGCGCTGGAGGAGAAGGAGGGGCAGCGGCACTATCTGCTGACCTCCGCCGCCATGCCCGGCGGCGACTGGACCCTACACAGCCTGACCAGCCTGGAGCCGGTGACCGCCCGCGCCTGGGTCGCCGGGCTGCTGGCCGCCGCAGTGGTGGCGATGGCAGCACTGACGGCCTACGCGGTGGCGCTCCGTCGGGTGGCGCTGGTCGAGCGCCTCGCCCTGCAGGAGGAATCCCGGGCCGAGCTGGAGCGCCGCGTCGCCGCGGCGACCGCCGATCTGCGGGCGGCGGAGAATGAATTGACCCAGGCGGCGAAGCTGGCGGCGCTCGGCCAGATATCGGCCGGGATCGCCCATGAGATCAACCAACCCTTGGCCGCCATGCGCAGCTTTGCAGACAACGCCGTGGTCCTGCTGGAGCGGGGGCGGACCGACGCAGTGCGCGCCAATCTGGCAGAGATCGCCGAACTGACCGACCGCATGGCCGCGATCACCCGCCAGTTGAAGGGGTTCGCCCGCCGTGCCTCCGGCACACTGGGGCCGGTGTCGGTCCATGCCGCGGTGGGACAGGCGCTGGCCCTGCTGGAAGCGAAGTTGCGGCGGGAGGACATCACGGTCGAAGTCGACCTGCCAGACCGGCCGGTCCTGGTGGTGGGCGAGGACGTGCGCCTGCAGCAGGTGCTGGTCAATCTGGTCGGCAACGCCGCCGATGCCATGCGCGGCAGCCCGGTGCGCCGCCTGCGCATCGGGCTGGTCACCGCGGAGGGCGAGGCATTGCTGAGCGTCGCCGACAGCGGCTCCGGCATCGTCGATGCCGCCTTGCCCCGCCTGTTCGTCCCCTTCTTCACAACCAAGGAAGCCGGCGAGGGGCTGGGGCTGGGGCTATCGATCAGCCATGGCATCGTCGAGGATTTCGGCGGCAGCCTGACCGCTGCCAACCGCAACGGGAAGCCTGGCCATGGCGCCGTCTTCACCCTGCGGCTCAAGACCAGGGAGCAGACAGCATGA
- a CDS encoding dicarboxylate/amino acid:cation symporter: MSADAIAARPGTVKKPFYTNLTFQVLTAISIGILLGHFYPAIAVQMKPLGDLFIKMVKMVIGPIVFLTVVTGISSIGNLKKVGKVGGKALLYFEVVTTFALGIGLLIVNLVRPGAGMNIQPGQLKADAVQKYATSAHEHGFIDFVVGIVPDNVVGAFVQGDMLQILFFAVVFGVALSAMGQKGKLVEDIFDKIGHALFGVIGILMRVAPVGAFGAMSFTIGKYGISSLTALGQLMASVYITMAIFIFVVLGGIAKAYGFSIWSFIRYIRQELLIVLGTSSSESVLPRMMEKMQKFGCSKHVVGLVIPTGYSFNLDGTSIYLSMAAIFIAQAFNVDLTIWQQLYILVILMLTSKGAAAVTGGGFVTLAATLSATGVLPIEGLALLLGVDRFMSEARALTNLIGNGVATVVVAKMEGEFDETRAVAEYQQHFKEPALARI, translated from the coding sequence ATGAGCGCAGACGCGATCGCCGCCCGGCCGGGTACGGTGAAGAAGCCCTTCTACACCAACCTGACCTTCCAGGTTCTGACCGCCATCAGCATCGGCATCCTGCTCGGCCATTTCTATCCGGCCATCGCGGTACAGATGAAACCGCTGGGCGACCTGTTCATCAAGATGGTCAAGATGGTGATCGGCCCGATCGTCTTCCTGACTGTCGTCACCGGCATCTCCTCGATCGGCAACCTGAAGAAGGTCGGCAAGGTCGGCGGCAAGGCCCTGCTGTATTTCGAGGTGGTGACCACCTTTGCGCTCGGCATCGGCCTGCTGATCGTCAATCTGGTGCGTCCCGGCGCGGGGATGAACATCCAGCCCGGCCAGTTGAAGGCCGATGCGGTGCAGAAATACGCCACATCCGCCCATGAGCACGGCTTCATCGACTTCGTCGTCGGCATCGTGCCGGACAATGTCGTCGGCGCCTTCGTCCAGGGCGACATGCTGCAGATCCTGTTCTTCGCGGTGGTGTTCGGCGTCGCGCTGTCCGCCATGGGCCAGAAGGGCAAGCTGGTCGAGGACATCTTCGACAAGATCGGCCACGCCCTGTTCGGCGTCATCGGCATCCTGATGCGCGTCGCCCCGGTCGGTGCCTTCGGCGCCATGTCCTTCACCATCGGCAAGTACGGCATCTCGTCGCTGACCGCGCTGGGCCAATTGATGGCGTCGGTCTACATCACCATGGCGATCTTCATCTTCGTCGTGCTCGGTGGCATCGCCAAGGCCTATGGCTTCAGCATCTGGAGCTTCATCCGCTACATCCGCCAGGAACTGCTGATCGTGCTCGGCACCTCCTCCTCGGAGTCGGTGCTGCCGCGCATGATGGAGAAGATGCAGAAGTTCGGTTGTTCCAAGCATGTCGTCGGCCTCGTCATACCGACCGGCTATTCCTTCAATTTGGACGGCACTTCGATCTATCTGTCGATGGCGGCGATCTTCATCGCCCAGGCCTTCAACGTCGACCTGACCATCTGGCAGCAGCTCTACATCCTGGTCATCCTGATGCTGACCTCGAAGGGGGCGGCGGCTGTCACCGGCGGCGGCTTCGTCACGCTGGCCGCCACCCTGTCGGCCACCGGCGTCCTGCCGATCGAGGGGTTGGCCCTGCTGCTGGGCGTCGACCGCTTCATGTCGGAAGCCCGCGCGCTGACCAACCTGATCGGCAACGGCGTCGCCACCGTGGTCGTTGCCAAGATGGAAGGCGAATTCGACGAAACCAGAGCGGTCGCCGAATACCAGCAGCACTTCAAGGAGCCGGCCCTGGCCCGGATCTGA
- a CDS encoding NADP-dependent malic enzyme, which produces MSGDFEAMALEYHRNPRPGKLAIVATKPMANQRDLALAYSPGVAYACTAIAEDQSKAAELTSRANLVAVVTNGTAVLGLGHIGPYAAKPVMEGKAVLFKKFAGIDCFDIELNELDVDALVDTIVRLEPTFGAINLEDIAAPACFEIERRCRERMKIPVFHDDQHGTAIVVGAAVLNGLALVGKDISKVKVVSTGGGAAGIACLDLMLSLGVKRENVWLVDRIGVVHKGRNEEMNEYKEAYAQETEARALAEVIDGADIFLGLSGAKVLKPELLARMADKPLILALANPEPEIMPDLAREARPDAIIATGRSDFPNQVNNVLCFPFIFRGALDVGATTVNEEMKIAATHAMANLARAEPSDVVAAAYVGETLRFGPDYILPKPFDPRLIVEVSSAVARAAMESGVATRPIADFRAYKDQLNQYVIRSGLFMKPVITKAKTAPKRVVYAEGEDPRVIRCAQVAVDDGIAHPVLIGRREVIERVISEMGLRLKIGRDVEVIEIIRDPRYHNFTEHYRKLMGRRGVSPSHAANVVRTQPTVFGALMVRRGEADALVCGTTGRFNEHWAHICGLIGLREGVKVAATMNALISQKGVHFITDTYVNPDPTAEQVAEIARLAADEVRRFGIEPKVALLSHSNFGSADTPSARKMRAAVELASEQMPDVEIDGEMHADAALAPAIRKEVLPDSRLKGEANLLVMPTLDAANIAFNMMKILGEAQNVGPILLGIQRPVHIVTPSVTTRGLVNMTAVAVVDAQLAEPVNAAPTPPVGVGP; this is translated from the coding sequence ATGTCCGGCGATTTTGAGGCGATGGCGCTCGAGTATCACCGCAACCCGCGGCCCGGCAAGCTGGCGATCGTCGCGACCAAGCCCATGGCCAACCAGCGCGACCTCGCGCTTGCCTACTCGCCGGGCGTGGCCTACGCCTGCACCGCCATCGCCGAGGACCAGTCGAAGGCGGCGGAGTTGACCTCGCGCGCCAATCTGGTCGCCGTTGTCACCAACGGCACCGCCGTTCTGGGGCTGGGCCACATCGGTCCCTACGCCGCCAAGCCGGTGATGGAGGGCAAGGCCGTCCTCTTCAAGAAATTCGCCGGCATCGACTGCTTCGACATCGAGCTGAACGAACTGGACGTCGACGCGCTGGTCGACACCATCGTGCGGCTGGAGCCGACCTTCGGCGCCATCAACCTGGAGGACATCGCCGCCCCCGCCTGCTTCGAGATCGAGCGGCGCTGTCGCGAGCGGATGAAGATCCCGGTGTTCCACGACGACCAGCACGGCACCGCCATCGTGGTGGGTGCCGCCGTGCTGAACGGTCTGGCGCTGGTCGGCAAGGACATCTCCAAGGTCAAGGTCGTTTCCACCGGCGGCGGGGCGGCGGGCATCGCCTGCCTCGACCTGATGCTGTCGCTCGGCGTGAAACGCGAGAATGTCTGGCTGGTCGACCGCATCGGCGTGGTCCACAAGGGCCGGAACGAGGAGATGAACGAGTACAAGGAGGCATACGCGCAGGAGACGGAGGCCCGGGCGCTGGCCGAGGTCATCGATGGCGCCGACATCTTCCTCGGCCTGTCCGGAGCCAAGGTGCTGAAGCCGGAACTGCTGGCCCGCATGGCCGACAAGCCGCTGATCCTGGCGCTCGCCAATCCCGAGCCGGAAATCATGCCGGACCTTGCCCGCGAAGCCCGGCCGGACGCCATCATCGCCACCGGCCGTTCCGACTTCCCGAACCAGGTCAACAACGTCCTGTGCTTCCCCTTCATCTTCCGCGGCGCGCTGGACGTCGGCGCCACCACGGTGAACGAGGAGATGAAGATCGCTGCCACCCACGCCATGGCCAACCTCGCCCGCGCCGAACCGTCGGACGTGGTGGCGGCGGCCTATGTCGGCGAAACGCTGCGCTTCGGGCCCGACTACATCCTGCCCAAGCCTTTCGACCCCCGCCTGATCGTCGAGGTGTCGTCGGCCGTCGCCCGCGCCGCCATGGAATCGGGCGTCGCCACCCGGCCGATCGCCGATTTCCGCGCCTACAAGGACCAACTGAACCAGTACGTCATCCGCTCCGGCCTGTTCATGAAGCCGGTCATCACCAAGGCCAAGACCGCGCCCAAGCGCGTCGTCTACGCCGAGGGCGAGGATCCGCGCGTCATCCGCTGCGCCCAGGTCGCGGTCGACGACGGCATCGCGCATCCGGTGCTGATCGGCCGCCGCGAGGTGATCGAGCGGGTGATTTCCGAGATGGGCCTGCGCCTCAAGATCGGCCGGGACGTCGAGGTGATCGAGATCATCCGCGATCCGCGCTATCACAATTTCACCGAGCATTACCGCAAGTTGATGGGCCGCCGCGGCGTCTCGCCCAGCCATGCCGCCAACGTGGTCCGCACCCAGCCCACCGTCTTCGGCGCCCTGATGGTCCGCCGGGGCGAGGCCGATGCGCTTGTCTGCGGCACCACCGGCCGCTTCAACGAGCATTGGGCACATATCTGCGGCCTGATCGGCCTGCGGGAGGGGGTGAAGGTCGCCGCGACCATGAATGCGCTGATCTCGCAGAAGGGCGTCCACTTCATCACCGACACCTACGTCAACCCCGACCCGACTGCCGAGCAGGTGGCCGAGATCGCCCGGCTGGCCGCCGACGAGGTGCGGCGCTTCGGCATCGAACCGAAGGTCGCCCTGTTGTCCCACTCCAACTTCGGCAGTGCCGATACCCCGTCGGCCCGCAAGATGCGCGCTGCCGTGGAACTGGCGTCGGAACAGATGCCGGATGTCGAGATCGACGGTGAAATGCATGCCGACGCGGCCCTCGCCCCGGCGATCCGCAAGGAGGTGCTGCCGGACAGCCGCCTGAAGGGAGAAGCGAACCTGCTGGTGATGCCGACGCTGGACGCCGCCAACATCGCCTTCAACATGATGAAGATCCTGGGCGAGGCGCAGAATGTCGGCCCGATCCTGCTGGGGATCCAGCGGCCGGTCCACATCGTCACCCCGTCGGTCACCACCCGCGGTCTGGTCAACATGACCGCCGTCGCCGTGGTCGACGCCCAGTTGGCCGAGCCGGTGAACGCCGCCCCGACTCCGCCGGTGGGTGTGGGGCCATAA
- a CDS encoding tetratricopeptide repeat protein codes for MKRKQRSSGTAAGKSAATAMALVGQAVPLHQAGRLAEAEALYRQALAAQAGQPDALHLLGMIACQTGRFAEAADLIGKAVAARRDVPDYHANLAYTLQALGRPAEAERAARNALRLRTPFPEAANTLGNALTALGKAEEAETAYRAALGARPDYAEAEGNLGAILRNLGRPAEAEPLLRHALAANPGLTEARAALGLALLDLGHADEGEATLRAALDRRPDHASAVLALAGSLQRRGGDAMPAYRRYLTLEPSDADAWNGYGLSLQQCDRIAAAVQAVSHALRLAPGMAEALTNLGTLHRIQGQPVRSAALQRQSLSLQPGYAAAHTNLALAVQDLGDEADAERAFTRALVADPLQALARFDRAILRLRQGRLAEGWQDYAARFDSNRLWPKRPLPMPEWQGDDPAGRRLLLWAEQGLGDELMFGGLLTQAIARFGADAVIVECEPRLVPLFRHSFPGVAVRAPTRRPTDADCHLPFGSLPRILWPRVPDPPPPAGWLKADPEQVAFWRARLKGLGAGLTVGVAWTSRRVTTERRRSYTDLEEWIPLLRLPGLRVVSLQYDGREDEIAAVEHRHGVCLHRWGDLDQTADLEGTAALMANLDLAVTVASSAGEMVAALGVPVWRLGRRDWTQLGTAVRPWFPTMRCISPNAGDDIGSSIPMVIQILTKFSQGAL; via the coding sequence ATGAAACGCAAGCAGCGCAGTTCCGGCACCGCCGCCGGCAAGTCCGCCGCCACGGCCATGGCGCTGGTCGGGCAGGCGGTGCCGCTGCATCAGGCCGGCCGTCTGGCCGAGGCGGAGGCGCTCTACCGTCAAGCCCTCGCCGCACAAGCCGGGCAACCCGACGCCCTGCATCTGCTGGGCATGATCGCCTGCCAGACCGGCCGCTTCGCCGAGGCGGCCGACCTGATCGGCAAGGCCGTGGCGGCAAGGCGTGACGTTCCCGACTACCATGCCAACCTCGCCTACACCCTCCAGGCGTTGGGCCGCCCGGCGGAGGCGGAGCGGGCGGCCCGCAACGCGTTGCGCCTGCGCACTCCGTTCCCCGAAGCGGCCAACACGCTGGGCAATGCCCTGACCGCCCTGGGCAAGGCCGAAGAGGCCGAGACGGCCTATCGCGCCGCCCTGGGCGCCCGCCCGGACTATGCTGAGGCGGAAGGCAATCTCGGCGCCATCCTGCGCAACCTTGGGCGGCCGGCCGAAGCCGAACCGTTGCTGCGCCATGCGCTGGCCGCCAATCCCGGACTGACGGAGGCACGTGCCGCGCTCGGTCTCGCCCTGCTGGACCTCGGGCATGCCGATGAAGGGGAGGCGACCTTGCGCGCCGCCCTGGACCGGCGCCCCGATCATGCCTCGGCCGTGCTGGCGCTGGCCGGGTCTCTGCAACGCCGCGGCGGCGACGCGATGCCAGCCTACCGCCGCTATCTGACGCTGGAGCCGTCGGATGCCGATGCTTGGAACGGCTATGGCCTCTCGCTTCAGCAGTGCGACCGTATCGCCGCTGCCGTCCAGGCCGTTTCCCATGCCCTGAGGCTGGCACCGGGGATGGCGGAGGCGCTGACCAATCTCGGCACGCTCCATCGCATCCAGGGCCAGCCCGTTCGGTCCGCCGCCCTGCAACGCCAGTCCCTGTCCCTGCAGCCAGGCTATGCCGCCGCCCATACCAATCTGGCACTCGCCGTCCAGGATCTGGGTGACGAGGCCGACGCGGAACGGGCGTTCACCCGTGCGCTGGTAGCCGACCCGCTACAGGCGCTCGCCCGTTTCGACCGCGCCATCCTGCGCTTGCGCCAAGGCCGGTTGGCCGAGGGATGGCAAGACTATGCCGCCCGCTTCGACTCGAACCGGCTGTGGCCGAAGCGTCCTCTTCCGATGCCGGAATGGCAGGGCGACGATCCGGCTGGACGCCGCCTGCTGCTGTGGGCGGAACAGGGGCTGGGCGACGAACTCATGTTCGGCGGGCTGCTGACACAGGCCATTGCTCGTTTCGGCGCCGATGCCGTCATCGTCGAATGCGAACCACGGCTGGTCCCGCTATTCCGGCACTCCTTCCCCGGCGTTGCCGTGCGGGCACCGACGCGGCGGCCGACCGATGCGGACTGCCATCTGCCCTTCGGTTCGCTGCCGCGGATTTTGTGGCCGAGAGTGCCCGATCCTCCCCCGCCTGCCGGCTGGCTGAAAGCCGATCCGGAACAGGTCGCCTTCTGGCGGGCGCGACTGAAAGGCCTTGGAGCCGGTTTGACGGTCGGTGTCGCCTGGACCAGCCGGCGGGTCACCACCGAACGCCGCCGGTCCTACACCGACCTGGAAGAGTGGATCCCGTTGCTTCGCTTGCCCGGCCTGCGGGTGGTCAGCCTGCAATATGACGGGCGGGAGGATGAGATCGCGGCGGTGGAGCATCGCCATGGCGTGTGCCTCCATCGCTGGGGCGACCTCGACCAGACCGCCGACCTGGAGGGCACCGCCGCATTGATGGCGAACCTGGATTTGGCGGTCACCGTCGCGTCTTCCGCCGGGGAGATGGTGGCGGCGTTGGGCGTGCCGGTCTGGCGGCTCGGCCGGCGGGACTGGACCCAGCTCGGCACCGCTGTCAGGCCCTGGTTCCCGACCATGCGCTGCATCTCTCCCAACGCCGGCGATGATATTGGTAGCAGCATTCCAATGGTAATCCAGATTCTTACAAAATTTTCCCAAGGTGCACTGTGA